CCGGTGTAGACCCAGGCCGTACGCACGACCGTTGCCGAGGGCAACACCCGTAGGACAGCCTCCTCACCGGCCAGCTTGGTGCGTCCGTAAGCACTGCGCGGGGCCGTCGGGGATTGAGGTAGGTACGGGGAAGTCGCGGTGCCGTCGAACACATAGTCGGTCGAGACGTGCACGAGGCGCGCGCCGACTCGTGCACATGCAATCGCCAGGTTCTCCGGACCGTCTGCGTTGACCTTCGACGCCGCTGCTTCGTCCGATTCGGCAGCATCGACCGCGGTGTAGGCGGCGCAGTTGATCACCACCATGCCCGGCTCGACGGCGTCGGCAACTGCTCTCGCGTCGGTGATGTCCAGCTCTGCGCTGGTCACACCGATCGTCGTGTCGCTGCTGACAATGCTGCTGTTGTTCGAAAGGTGCAGTATCTGCCGGCCGAGCTGTCCGCCCGCTCCGGTCACAAGAGTTTTCGCCACAGTTGCAAAGTGTGGCACGCCGCCCCAGCTTGAGCGAGACGGTGACATTTCACAAGTAACCTGACTGGTCGGGGCGAGAAATGCGTAGAACAAAAGTGGAGAGGTCACCAGGTGCAACGAGAGTCTGACGGATCGCGAGGCGAGCGGCGGTCCTCAGCGCGACGTGGCGACCCTGGGCAACGCACTGCTCGGGGGCGCACTCGGCGGCCGTACCCCAGCGACCGCCCCAGCAAGGACGAGAATGCGGTCGGCAAACCTGAAAACGGAATGCCGACCGAGAGGCCAGGAGTTCCTCGGATAGTGATCGCGGCCATGTCCGTTCTCGTGCTGGTCGTGACAGGGTTCGCTTGGCGAAGCGTCGACGACCTTCGCTCGAACATCGCTACTGCAGGGCGCCTCGGTCTGGGTGGTGGCTCCGACGGCGCCGTGGACATCCTCATGGTCGGCACCGACAGCCGCACCGACGCGCACGGCAATGCGCTGACGCAAAGCGAGCTCGATTCACTGCGCGCCGGTGACGAGGTGGCATCGAACACCGACACGATCGTGCTCATTCGCGTACCGAACGACGGTTCTTCGGCAACCGCGATCTCGATACCCCGGGATGCGTACGTCGAGGTTCCTGGAATCGGAAAGTCCAAGATCAACGCGGCCTACGGCGCAACGAAGGAGAACAAGCGCCTCGAACTAGTCGAACAAGGTGTGGCCGATACGGACGCGGACTCACAGTCGACCGAAGCCGGACGCGAGGCGCTCATCGAGTCGGTGGCCGATCTGACGGGGGTCACCGTGGATCACTACGCCGAGGTGGGTCTGCTCGGTTTCGTACTGCTGACCGATGCTGTCGGTGGCGTGAACGTATGCCTCAATGCCCCTGTGGACGAGCCGCTGTCCGGAGCGAACTTTCCTGGCGGGGAGCAGACACTGTCCGGTGCGGACGCGTTGAGTTTCGTCCGGCAACGACACGATCTTCCGCGAGGCGACCTGGACCGAATCGTGCGTCAGCAGGTATTCATGGCATCACTCGTGCGGAGTGTGCTGAGTGCGAAAACGTTGAGCAACCCCAGCAAGTTGAGCCAGCTCAGCTCCGCGGTCCAACGTTCAGTTGTCCTCGATTCCGATTGGGACATAATACAATTCGCGACCCGCTTGCAGGATCTGGCGGGCGGTAAGGTCAAATTCGAGACCATCCCCGCCGTCGACATCAACGGTGTGACCGACTACGGCGAATCGATTGTCGAGGTCGATCCCGATGCAGTGAAGACCTACGTCGAGGGGCTTCTCGACGGATCTGCCGACGAGCAGGACTCTGCACCGACAACCGACGCTCCCACCGTCGATCCGTCGTCGGTGACGGTAGATGTTGCCAACGACAGCGGAATCGACGGACTCGCCAACGGTGTGGCAGCGTCGCTCGGATCACTCGGATACACGAGCGGCTCGGTCGGAAACTACGAGGGATCCTCGGTCTCCACCACGACGATTCAAGCGGCAGATCCGGACAGTGATGCAGCGCGATCGGTGGCAACTGCTCTCGGCGGGCTCGAAGTGGCCTCCGACGACACATTGCCGCGCGACACCGTTCGGGTGGTACTGGCCTCGGACTACTCCGGCCCCGGCGCAGACGGCAGCACCACATCCCCGACCACCTCATCCCCAACCACCGAGGAAACGCTCGCGAGCAGTGCAGGCGAATCGCCTGCACCGCCGATCGACGCAGGCTCGGCGGGCCCTGCCTGCGTCAATTGAGCTCCGCTAGGGTTGCGCCTGTGGCCTCAACGTTGACGCAGGAACTGCTCGATCCGATACTCGCGACCGACCCCGCCGGTCCACGAGTGACGTATTACGACGACGAGACGGGTGAACGGGTCGAGGTATCGACGATCACGCTCGCCAATTGGGCTGCGAAGACCGCCAACCTGTTGTGCGACGAGTTCGGTCTCGCACCGGGTGCCAAGGTCAGTGTTCTACTACCCGCCCACTGGCAGAGCGCGGCCGTCCTGCTCGGTGCGTGGTGGGCAGGTGCAGAGGTCGTCCTCACCGCAGACGACACGGCAGAGCTCGCACTCGTGCACGGTTCTCGAATCGACGAGGCCGGCGACATACCCGAAATACTTGCCCTCTCGCTCGACGCGTTCGGCAAACCGGTTCCCGATCTTCCTATCGGAGTGACCGACTACGCAACCTCGGTACGCGTGCACGGAGACCAATTTCGGCCGACTGGCGCTGGCGCTGCTCTCGACGGACGATCGGTCGAGGAAGTTTTGGCGGAGGCACGCACCCGCGCTCAGGCACATTCGTTGCAGACCGGAGACCGCGTGCTCTCGTCGTTGCCGTGGGGTACGACCGAGGAATTGATCGATGGACTGTTGTCGGTTTTGGTTTCAGGCAGCTCGCTCGTGCAAGTGAGCAACCCGGACCCGACGAAGACCGACCGCCGCACCACTACCGAAAAGGTCACCAAGACACTCGGTTAGGACCTGCTCACATATCCACCGTCGTCGAGGCCTGCTTCGATCTCGAAACGATTCTTTGCGCCCGGATTCCGTAGTTCCTCCACCAGATAGCGAACCGCGAACAGTGGCCCGTATCGAGCCCACTGATCTGCGTGCACCGCCTCATGGCGCAGAACACTGCGCGAGATGTTGGCGCGGGTGAGGTAAGCGGCACCGATGGTCGTGCCTCCGCGACCGAACCCAGCGTGCATTCCTCGACAGACGAAAAGCCGATGCTCGCCATCGAAGGCGATCTCGGCCCGCCACAACGTCGCGTAGACGAGCGCAAGGTAGGTGAGGACGGATACCGCGCGCCCCCGAGTACGAGTGTCCGGCCGCTGGATCGACAATGCGGACACCGGCGCGAAACGCATTACCCGAGGAGTTTGGCGCGCAGCGCCGCGTCCTTGTCGAGCACCATTGCCTCGAGGTCTCGTTGGAACTTCTCGATTCGCGACCGTAGCTCGGGGTCAGAGGCGCCCAGAATGCGAGCCGCGAGGAGCCCTGCGTTGCGGGCGCCACCGATCGACACCGTGGCAACCGGTATACCAGCGGGCATCTGCACGATCGACAGCAGTGAATCCATACCGTCCAAGTACTTCAAGGGAACAGGTACACCGATGACCGGCAGCGGCGTAGCCGAAGCGACCATACCTGGCAGATGAGCTGCTCCACCGGCTCCGGCGATGATCACGCTGAGCCCCCGCTCGGCCGCGCTCGTCGCATAGTCGAGCATGCGCTTGGGTGTGCGGTGCGCCGAGACGACACCGACCTCGAAGCGAATCCCGAATTCGGCCAATGCGTCCGCTGCGGCCTCCATCGTCGGCCAGTCGGAGTCGCTGCCCATGATGAGGCCGACCTGAGGGCCCAGTGGTTCGGTCATTGGTGCGGGTCCCATCCGTCGGTCCATTCTGCGTGCGACATCCAGTGTGCCGCGCGTTCTGCTTTCTCCCGGACAGCGGCCACGTACGCCTTGTCCGATGCTTGCCCGTTCGGTGCTCCGAGTACGTTGACATGGCCGATCTTGCGGGCTTCGCGCTCGCTCTTGCCATAGAGGTGCACCTTGGCGTCCGGCATCCGCGCGAAGAGGTGATGAAGCCGTTCGTCCATCGTCATCGTCGGGGCCTGCGGTGCCCCGAGAATGTTGGCCATGACCGTGACCGGCGCCAACGGCGTCGTATCACCCAGTGGGTAGTCGAGTACCGCACGAACATGCTGCTCGAACTGCGAAGTTCGGCATCCGTCCATGCTCCAATGCCCGGAGTTGTGCGGACGCATCGCGAGTTCGTTGACGAGGATGGCGCCGTCGACGGTCTCGAACAGCTCGACTGCCATTGCGCCGACGACTCCCAGCTCGGCGGCAAGCCCCAATGCCATTCTTTCGGCGCCGATGGCCACATCGTCGTCGAGCGAGCCTGCCGGTGCAATGACCACCGCGCATTGCCCGTCGCGCTGAACCGTTTCCACTACAGGCCACGCCGCGCCCTGTCCGAACGGGGACCTACCGACCATGGCGGAGAGCTCGCGTCGCAGTTCGACCTTCTCCTCGACCATCAGTGCGACGCCGAGATCGAGTTGACGCGCCACGATGCCCTCTGCCTCGTCGGCATCCTTCGGCATCCAGACACCGCGTCCGTCGTATCCACCACGGATGGATTTGACTACCACCGGCCACCCGTGGGCGTCGCCGAAAGTTGTGACATCTCCCACCCAGGTGACCTCGGCGAATTTCGGGATCGGAATCCCGAGCTCACCCAGTTTCCGACGCATCTTCAGCTTGTCCTGTGCGTAGATCAGCGCCGACGGCGGTGGCTGTACGTTGACGCCTTCCGCGACGAGGACTTCGAGATGTTCGGTCGGTACCTGCTCATGGTCGAACGTGACGACGTTGGATCCCGTGGCGACCGCGCGGAGGGCGTTCAGGTCGTCGTGGTGTCCGAGTACGACATCGGCGGTGACCTGCGCGGCCGGCTCATCGGCGCCTGCGGAGAGGACTCGTAGGGTTTGGCCGAGCGCAATTGCGGCCTGATGCGTCATTCGCGCCAACTGGCCTCCGCCGATCATCGCCACTACCGGCATTCCGGTGGACGAACTACGGGGGGTGGTGGGGCGCGGAGATAGACCTGTCACGGCTTCATATCGTGTCATGCGGGGCAGATTCCACAGCCAGCAGACCCCCTCTAGTCAGGAATGGATTCGAGCGGCCTGTTCAATTCCTTCACTGAGAAATCCCACTTCCTTCACTGAGAAATCCCACTTCCTTCACTGAGAAATCGCTGATGATCTGCGCGCCGGTTAGCCGATTGGGCATCTCGTTTCGTAGACTCCTTCGTTGTGCCCTCGATCGACAGTTTGATTCATCGCCTTCCCGGTCCGTTACGGGTGCTGGCGATTCGTCACACCGAGCTGATCAAATTTGCAATCGTCGGTGGGACCACGATGGTGTTCGACCTGGTGATCTTCTATTCGCTGAGTCTGACCATCCTCGAGCCCAAGCCTGTCGTCGCGAAGATCATCTCGGGCGTGATGGCGACCATTTTGAGCTACATCCTCAACCGAGAGTGGGCCTTCAAGAATCGTGGTGGCCGCGAGCGCCATCACGAGGCTTTGCTGTTCTTCACGATCAGCGGGATCGGTGTCATTCTGGCGGCTGCCCCGCTGTGGGTGGCGAACAACTTGTTCGACATCCGCGAAGGGCACAACAGCCTGACGATGGTGTTGGTTCTCGACTTCATCCTGAACTACATCATCGGCAATCTTCTACAGATGATATTCCGGTTCTGGGCGCTACGAAAGTTCGCATTCCCCGACGAGAATGCGCGAGGCGCTGCGGCGGGATCGACCGATTACGATCCGACGCCCGCGGAAGCTGCCGAGGAGCAACTCGGCCACAGCTGACCTACTCCTGTGGGCTCAGCGTGGCTCGCGAGCCCGTGGCGACGGGGCACTGGCTTCTTCGCGTGACGCAGGCAGGAACACCGAGAACATCGCTGGCTTGCGTCGCTGCAGTTCCAGCCTTCCACCGTCCGCCTCGACGAGTGCTCGTGCGAGAGCGAGACCCACGCCTGTCGATCCGGCGCCGGAGAACCCGCGATCGAAGATATGCGGGGCCAACTCGTTGCTGACGCCGCTGCCCTCGTCCGAGACCTCGATACAGACCAGCGGCTCGCGCCGCCGCTCGGCCGTGTCCAGTGCCGGAATCAGCCGCACTGCGACGGTGCATTTGCCGCCGCCGTGCGAGAGTGCGTTGTCCACCAGGACCGCGACTGCCTCGCGCAATCTCGAACCCGTTACCGATGCCTTGAGTCCCGGTCCACCTTCGAGTTCCAGTGTTCGGCCGGCATCCTCGAAGTTTCGCTGCCACTCCCCGATGACTCCGCTGAGTTCCGCGACGACAGCTACATCCTCGGCGCCTGCTGCTCCGTCGCTACGGGACGAACGCACCAACTCGTCGATCGCGAGGGTCAAGCGGTCCACCTGTGCCATCGCTTCATCGGCTTCGGCGACTACATCGGGATCTGGATGCGTAGATAGTTCGTCGAGCCGAAGCCGGACGGCCGTCAGCCGACTGCGCAGCTGGTGCGATACGTCGGCGACCAGCGCATGTTCGCGTTGCAGTCTGCCCGCGATCTCGACCGTCGCCGAGTCGAGGACTTCCGAGACCCGGTCGAGCTCGGCAATTCCGTGCCGTCGTGGATCGGGACGAAAGTCTCCCTCGGCGAGTCGCTGCGCCCGTCGTGCGACGTCGCGCAGCGGATCGGCCAGACGATTGGCGGTCAATACGGCCACTGCGGTTCCAATCAGAATCGATGCCAACACCACGAGGGCCACTGCACCGACAGCTTGTTTCTGCAAGGTTCGCATATCGTGAGACGGCACTTCGAGCCGTAGCGATCCTGCAGTTCCCAACGACAGCGATTCCACCAACGGGGCGGGTACGAAGCTCTCACCGATGTCCACCCTCGACGCGGCATCCTGTGGTGTCGGAAACACCACGACGAGACGTCCACCTTCTGGGACCGCCAACCTGAGCGAGCCGATGTCCAGGACACCCTCCACGATGCCTCGGTCCCCCTCTTGCGACAGGATTTCCGATGCCATCCGATCGAGCCGACGTTGAAGGTCGTCGCGAGTGAAATCCTCCACCCATAGCCAGGCGGTGTAAACAAGGGGCAGACCGAGCAGTAGAGCGGTCAGCAGGACGACTGCCAGGATGGACTGCAGTATGCGACGGCGCATCGATCAGTCGCTGTTGATCCGGAACCCGACTCCGCGCACGGTGGCGATGCGGCGCTCGGCAACCGATCCCTCGTCACCGATCTTCCGGCGCAGCCATGACATGTGCATGTCGAGTGTCTTGGAGCCGCGGAGTTCCGCGTCGCCCCATACTTCCCGGAGAATCGTCTCGCGGGAGACGACTTGCCCAGCATGGTCGAGGAGCACTTTGAGCAGCTCGTATTCCTTGTTCGCCAATGCGATTTCGGTTCCGTTCACCAGCACTCGCCTGGCTGCAGGCTCGAGCCTGATACCGCCGACCTCGATCGGGGTGTCCTCACCGGGACCGCGCCGCCGAAGCAAGGCCCTCACGCGGGCCATGAGTTCGGCGAGTCGAAACGGCTTACCTACGTAGTCGTCGGCGCCGGCGTCGAGCCCGACCACGAAGTCCACCTCATCCGTCCGCGCCGTCAACATCAGGACGGCAAGTTCGGAGCTGTTGGCGCGAACCTGCCGACAGACTTCCAGGCCGTCCATCCCCGGCAGACCGAGGTCGAGAATCAGCAGGTCGTAGTTCCCGTCGAGGGCACGCTGGAGGGCAGCTGGACCGGTCTGCTCGACCGTCACCGTGTACCCCTCACGCCCGAGCGCTCGCGAGAGGGGGGTAGCAATTGCTTCGTCGTCTTCTGCAAGCAGCACTTCGGTCACCCGCGCAACCCTACGGTTCGTTTCTGTGAGAACGCTTCGATTACCAGCGTTTCCCCGCGCGCCATCCTCTTTTCGCCGAGTCCGAGGACTCCTCGTACGAGACTTCTCCGTCGTCGAACCGTGGACGGTCGTCCCGGCGAATCTCCAGCGCTTCGAATACCTGCTGGTAGAGAAGCGAGTGAACCCGCTGGACGCGTGGAATGTCGTCGAACTCCAACGGGTCGTCCGACGCCGAAGCAATGATGAGGGTTCCGGTACCGAGCATGCGGTCGATCAGTCCGTGCCGAAACTGGACATTGGAAATACGGCCCATCGGGATATCGATTCCCGAGTGGGTGATGACGCCCTGCCGGATGAGCACTCGGCGGTCGGTGACGATGAAGTGCGTGCATTTCCAGCCGATGAGGGGGGCAATGCACCGCCAGGCGACGACGATCGCCCACAGAACTGCAGTGACAATCGATGCGACGGTGGCACTCGAACCGTCGAGCTTTACCGAGAAGAGGCCGATCACGAAACCTGCGACAGCGGTGACGAGGATGAATGTCAACGCAGGTAGCACCAGCTTCTTCCAATGCGGGTGATGATGCAAAAGCAGTTCTTCCTCGTCTGCCAACGCATCTTCCGGATACCCCATGCGACTCACTCCTCGGCCGGATCCTTACTCGTACGAGGCGATCCTGCCACGAGAGCTGCGTCCTCATCACCATCCGAATCCGCGGCGCCACCGACATCTTCCTCACTGCCGGAATCAGCAGCCTCAGGATCAGCGACCTCAGGATCAGCGGCCTCGAGATCGGCGGGGTCCGGTGCCGCATCGGTGGCCCGGCCGTCACCAGCGGACATCAGAATGTCCGCCCACCTGGTTGCTGGATCGATGTCCACCAACAACGCTTTGGCCATCAAGGTCAACGGAATGGCGAGGACTGCTCCGAGCGGACCGAGAACCCAGGACCAGAACACGAGCGAGAGAAATGTCAGCGTGACCGACAGTCCCACAGCGTCACCGACGAACTTCGGCTGAATGATCGACTGGATGACGACGTTGACGACGCTGTAGACGACGATCACCGCGATCATCAGAGTGGGCCCGCCCTGCAACAGTGCCAGCAGAGCGGGCGGAATCAGTCCGAGAACGAATCCGATGTTGGGAATGTAATTCGTGATGAACGACAACAGCCCCCACAACACTGGAAGTGAGATACCCATTGCCCACAGTGCACCTGCGTCGATGACGGCAACGATCAAGCCGAAGATCGTCGAGACGATCAGATAAGTACGAGTGCCCGTAGAGAAGGACACGAATGCGCCCGCGATATCGGGCCGGGTACCGACCAATGTCGATATCCGAGTACTGAACGAACTGCCGTCGACCGCCATGAACAACAGCAGCACGAGGACGAAAAGCAAGTTGGAGAAAATACCCAGCACGTCCACGAGAAGACTGTCGATCACCCCGAACACCGTGCCCGCATCGATTTTCGACATCAAATTTTGAATCTGGTCTTGCCCAATTCCGTTGTTCGACAAAAGAGTCCGAACGCTGTCGACGAGACTGTCGAATTCATCGGCGTAGGTCGGCAACAGCGTCGCAAGCCGGGCGGTCGATACGACGAGTGCCAATACCAACACGAGAAGAATGGAGTACACGAGAACAATCGCGATGATCGTTGCGATCCATGCCGGAAAACCCCTGCGTCGCAGCCACTCTGGAAACGGATGTACCGCGACGGTCAGCATCAAGGCAAGAAACGTCGGCCCCACCACGCCGGAGAACGCACGCGTTCCGGCGACGCAGACGACGAGTGAGGCAAGCCCCAGCAACACGATCACCCCGCGCGGGAGCGACCACGACTCCGACACACTCGACGGCGTCGCATCCGATGCATGTCGCGGTTCCATGAGTGCCCCTCCGCAGTTGTTCATCTGCTCAGCACGATCCCATCGCATCTGTCGAAGGCGCATCATCCGTCACGGATGATGCGGCTTCACCGATTACTCAGGATCCACCGCGCGTAGGTGCGTGACATCCCCGGCCGCTACCGCGACCGATTGCCCGGACTCATCGTCGCGAACGACGATGCGGCCGTGAACATCGACGTCGGTCGCCTCCCCCACCAACACTCGATCCCCAGGCATCTCGACGCGAACTCTCCGGCCCACCGTGTCGCACCGCTCGCGGTATCGCTGAGCGAGATGCTCGGTGTTCCAACCGGAGTTCTTCCAGGAATCGACCTCGGCACCGATTCCACGCAAGATTGCGCGCAGAATGGTGTCACGATCGGCCACGACCGCACTCTCGAGCACCAGCGATGTGGCCGTCGGGACGGGCAATTCCTCAGTCGTCATCGACACGTTCAGCCCGATTCCGACCACCACGACCGGATGCGGACCGTAGGTAGCCACTTCGGCGAGAATTCCAGCGACCTTTCGCCCCTCGATCAAGACGTCGTTCGGCCATTTCAAGGCAGCGTCGACAGCCGCCACCGTTCGCAGCGCGTCGACTACGGCGACTCCGGTCAGGAGCGGTAGCCACCCGAGGACGGCCGGATCGATTCCTGGAAATTTCATCAGTACCGACAGGAGGATCTGTGATCGAGGCGCGCCGGAGAACGGCCGTGAATGACGGCCACGTCCGCTGTCCTGATGCTCGGCGACAAGCGCGGTGCGATCGGCGAGCCCGTCGGCGCGCGCAATGAGGTCGGCGTTGGTCGAACCAGTTTGCTCGACCACGTCGAGCCTCGACCAGGACGCTTGCGGCCCATCGACAAGAGCTCGACGAAGAGCCGCGACATCGAGCGGGGGGCGGTCGAGATTGGTCCACATGACCCAAGAGCATATGGCCATACCGAACGTGCCCCGTCGGCGTACCGGCCAGTAGGCTTGTTCGTCGACTGTGCTTGTCGCACCTCGGTCGGGACACCCATCACAGTCGTGGTTAAAGTGATCCCCCATGACCAGTGTTCAGGACGCAACTGCACAGGGTTCGGCCGCCAAGCCCGATATCCACACCACAGCGGGAAAACTCGCCGATCTCAGAAGTCGCAGGGAAGCCGCGATGCTCCCCAGTGGTGAAGCTGCAGTGGAGAAGGTGCACGCGAAAGGCAAGCTGACCGCCCGGGAGCGCATCACCGCGCTACTCGACGAGGGTTCGTTCGTCGAACTGGACGCGCTCGCTCGTCACCGGTCCGTCAACTTCGGAATGGCCGACAACCGCCCCTTCGGCGATGGCGTAGTCACCGGCTACGGCACCATCGACGGGCGCGACATCTGCGTCTTCTCCCAGGACGCGACCGTTTTCGGCGGTTCCCTCGGTGAGATCTACGGCGAAAAGATCGTCAAGGTCATGGACCTGGCGATCAAGACCGGCCGCCCGCTGGTCGGCATCAACGAAGGCGCAGGCGCCCGCATCCAGGAGGGTGTCGTCTCCCTGGGCCTCTACGGCGAAATCTTCCACCGCAACGTCCAGGCCTCCGGAGTCATCCCGCAGATCTCGCTCATCATGGGGCCTGCTGCCGGCGGACACGTCTACTCCCCCGCACTGACCGATTTCGTCGTCATGGTCGACGGCACCTCGCAGATGTTCGTCACCGGCCCCGACGTCATCAAGACCGTCACCGGCGAGAACGTCACCATGGAAGAACTCGGTGGCGCGCACACCCACATGGAGAAGTCCGGTGTCGCGCACTACGTCGCGTCCGGCGAGCAGGACGCGTTGGACTACGTCCGCGATCTGCTGTCCTACCTACCTAGCAACAACCGCGCCGACGCGCCCCGCCTGGCGCCGTCGGATCCGATCGTCGGCGGCATCGAGGAAAGCCTCACTGCAGAGGACCTCGAACTGGACACCTTGATTCCGGATTCCCCGAACACCCCGTACGACATGCACGAGGTCATCCGCCGGATCCTCGATGACGACGAGTTCCTCGAAGTCCAGGAAGGCCGCGCGCGTAATATCATCGTCGGCTTCGGACGTGTCGACGGTCGCTCGGTGGGCATCGTGGCAAACCAGCCCACCCAGTTCGCGGGCACTCTCGACATCGACGCTTCCGAGAAGGCGGCTCGCTTCGTACGAACCTGCGACTGCTTCAACGTCCCGATCATCACCCTCGTCGACGTTCCTGGCTTCCTGCCCGGAACCGAACAGGAATTCAACGGCATCATTCGTCGCGGCGCGAAGTTGCTCTACGCCTACGGTGAGGCGACGGTCGGCAAGATCACCGTCATCACCCGCAAGGCCTACGGCGGCGCGTACGACGTCATGGGCTCCAAGCACATGGGTGCCGACGTCAACCTCGCGTGGCCCACGGCTCAGATCGCGGTCATGGGTGCATCCGGCGCCGTCGGATTCGTCTACCGCAAGCAACTCCTCGAGGCCGCGAAAAACGGCGAGGACGTCGATGCATTGCGGTTGAAGTTGCAGCAGGAGTACGAGGACACGCTCGTCAACCCGTACATTGCGGCCGAGCGCGGCTACCTCGACGCTGTCATTCCTCCGAGCCATACGCGTGGCCAGATTGTCGCTGCGTTGCGGCTTCTCGAGCGCAAAATGGTGACGTTGCCGCCCAAGAAGCACGGGAACATTCCACTGTGAGCGCACCGGCAAAGGAATCGGACATCACCGAAGCTACGGATCTGATCGAGTCTGCAGGCTTGGACGACGCGTCGGCGGCCTCTACGGTCAACGATGTGATCCGAGTGGTGAAGGGCAATCCGTCTGACCAGGACATCGCGGCACTTGTCGTGGTCCTCACCGCTGCGGCGGGTTCGACTGCAGCGACCGTCGACTCACGTCCACCGGAGCTGTGGGGTTCTCATGCCTCGAAGCATCGGACGTTCGCGCCGTATTCGCCGTACTCGTACGGCGCCTCGCAGCGCTACTAGAGTGCCTCGTTTCGTTCTCGCCTCGGCGTCGCCAGCACGGCTCGAAGTTCTCCGCAAGGCGGGGATCGACCCAGTCGTGCGGGTGTCCGGGGTGGACGAGGACGCGCTCACCGCAGCGCTCGGACCCGATCCGGTACCCGAGGATGTGGTCGTAACCTTGGCACTCGCCAAGGCAGAGGCAGTACTCGCCGAGTTCGACGACGCAGTGGTGGTCGGGTGCGATTCGATGTTGTCGATCGGCGACGAGCTACAGGGCAAACCTCACAGCGTCGATGTGGCACGGTGTAGGTGGGCTGCCATGGCAGGCAGATCAGGTGATCTTCTGACCGGCCACGCTGTCGTTCGAGTCGTCGACGGGCGATCGGTCGCAGTCGCGACCGGGTGTAGTTCGACGAAAATCCACTTCAGTGAACCGTCGAGCGCCGACCTCGAGGCGTATCTCGCGTCGGGAGAGCCGTTGTCGGTGGCGGGCGCCTTCACGCTGGACGGCCTCGGGGGCTGGTTCGTCGACCGTATCGAGGGGGATCCGTCCAGCGTCATCGGGATCGGGCTACCGCTCGTCCGTCGACTTCTGGCCGATGTCGGCACGTCGTTGTCCGAGCTGTGGGCCGATTCAGGGAATCAATAGAGCTGTGATGTCGCGGGCCCACTCGGCAGCCTGCACCTTGGGCTTGACGTTCGAGGAGCTGTCGTGCCGGGCGTGCTCGCCGACCTGTTGAGCGCCTAGTTCGACCAGCTTGTCGGCGATGATCTCGCCGCCGCGGTTGAATGTGTCCTCGTACACGCGGTCGCCCAGTCCGAACATCGCGAATCTGAGCCCGCAAAGATCCGGGCCGTCCTCGACGAGCGCGTCGTAGAAGGGGCCTGCTCCCGTCGGCAGTTCGCCTTCGCCGTAGGTAGAACAGATGATGACGTGAAAGTCGTCGGTATCGATATCGGATACCTCGTATTCGAGCATGTCACGCACGTCGACGTCATGATCGGTCATCACCTCGGCGATCTTGTCCGCAACCTCC
This region of Rhodococcus sp. PAMC28707 genomic DNA includes:
- a CDS encoding acyl-CoA carboxylase subunit beta, giving the protein MTSVQDATAQGSAAKPDIHTTAGKLADLRSRREAAMLPSGEAAVEKVHAKGKLTARERITALLDEGSFVELDALARHRSVNFGMADNRPFGDGVVTGYGTIDGRDICVFSQDATVFGGSLGEIYGEKIVKVMDLAIKTGRPLVGINEGAGARIQEGVVSLGLYGEIFHRNVQASGVIPQISLIMGPAAGGHVYSPALTDFVVMVDGTSQMFVTGPDVIKTVTGENVTMEELGGAHTHMEKSGVAHYVASGEQDALDYVRDLLSYLPSNNRADAPRLAPSDPIVGGIEESLTAEDLELDTLIPDSPNTPYDMHEVIRRILDDDEFLEVQEGRARNIIVGFGRVDGRSVGIVANQPTQFAGTLDIDASEKAARFVRTCDCFNVPIITLVDVPGFLPGTEQEFNGIIRRGAKLLYAYGEATVGKITVITRKAYGGAYDVMGSKHMGADVNLAWPTAQIAVMGASGAVGFVYRKQLLEAAKNGEDVDALRLKLQQEYEDTLVNPYIAAERGYLDAVIPPSHTRGQIVAALRLLERKMVTLPPKKHGNIPL
- a CDS encoding acyl-CoA carboxylase subunit epsilon, yielding MSAPAKESDITEATDLIESAGLDDASAASTVNDVIRVVKGNPSDQDIAALVVVLTAAAGSTAATVDSRPPELWGSHASKHRTFAPYSPYSYGASQRY
- a CDS encoding nucleoside triphosphate pyrophosphatase → MPRFVLASASPARLEVLRKAGIDPVVRVSGVDEDALTAALGPDPVPEDVVVTLALAKAEAVLAEFDDAVVVGCDSMLSIGDELQGKPHSVDVARCRWAAMAGRSGDLLTGHAVVRVVDGRSVAVATGCSSTKIHFSEPSSADLEAYLASGEPLSVAGAFTLDGLGGWFVDRIEGDPSSVIGIGLPLVRRLLADVGTSLSELWADSGNQ
- a CDS encoding flavodoxin domain-containing protein; its protein translation is MAVVVLFGSETGTAEEVADKIAEVMTDHDVDVRDMLEYEVSDIDTDDFHVIICSTYGEGELPTGAGPFYDALVEDGPDLCGLRFAMFGLGDRVYEDTFNRGGEIIADKLVELGAQQVGEHARHDSSSNVKPKVQAAEWARDITALLIP